The genomic DNA GTGGGACTCGGACTCCTCGCGGGCGTCCTGCTCGTGGTCGTCGCCCACGAGATCGTCGAGGGCTCCGAGGTGAACCCCCGGCAGTACGAGGAGGCCGACTTCAGGAAGCTGGTGCTCATTCTCGGCATCCTGACGGTCCACTCCTTCCCGGAGGGCGTCGCCATCGGCGTCGCGTTCGCGGACCTCAACATCGAGGGGGTCGCCCTGTTCGGGTTCACCGTCCCGCTGCTCGCGGTGTTCATGACCGTCGCCATCTCGATCCACAACATCCCCGAGGGGGTCGCCATCTCCATCCCGCTCCGGGCGATGGGCGTCTCGAACTGGCGGATGGTCTGGTGGTCGGTGTTCTCCTCGCTCCCACAGCCCATCGGCGCGGTGCTGGCGTTCTACTTCGTCCGCCTGGCCCGGGCGTTCCTCCCGGTCGGCTTCGGGTTCGCCGCCGGCGCGATGATCTACCTCGTGCTGACGGAGTTCGTCCCGGAGGCGCTGGAGGAGGGTGCCGACCTCCCGGGCGACGGCTACCGGGAG from Haloglomus litoreum includes the following:
- a CDS encoding ZIP family metal transporter, whose amino-acid sequence is MADVTLAALVLVFVAGLITALATGLGAFPFFVLEEVSDRLNVALWGLASGIMLAASLFGLVREGLAEAERGPQLLPLGQYSGEVAVGLGLLAGVLLVVVAHEIVEGSEVNPRQYEEADFRKLVLILGILTVHSFPEGVAIGVAFADLNIEGVALFGFTVPLLAVFMTVAISIHNIPEGVAISIPLRAMGVSNWRMVWWSVFSSLPQPIGAVLAFYFVRLARAFLPVGFGFAAGAMIYLVLTEFVPEALEEGADLPGDGYRELVGGILVGVVVMVPLVLV